GGCACCGGGGTGGAGGTTCAACCGATCGTGACGGGGGACACAGTGCTGGGCATCGGCGACCTGGCCCGGCTGACCGGCGTGCCGGTGCGCACGATCCGGTTCTACTGCGACGAAGGCATCCTCGACCCGCCGCGCAGCACCGGCGGGCACCGGAGGTTCGACCGGGACGCGGTGGAGCGGTTGGAGACCGTCCGGCGGCTGCGCGGCCTCGGGCTCGGCCTGGCCGTGATCGCGGACGTCCTCGCCGGACGGCGGTCGTTGGCCGACGTGGTCGCGGCGGAACGGGCCGCGCTCGACGTGTCGCTGGCGGAGTTGTCCTGGCGCCGGGCTTCACTGCGCGCGGTCGAGGAAGCGTCACCGGCCGCGCGTGACGCACGCCTGGCCCTGCTCGCCGCCGCGCAGGACGGGCAGGCGGTGCGGCAGTCGTTGACGTCGTTCTGGAGCCGGCACTACCTCGGGCCCGCGCCCGCCGACACGGTCGAGATGTTCCTGTCCGTCAGCGCGCCACCGCCGCCGGCCGATCCGACGCCCGCGCAGGTGCTCGCCTACGCCGAGATGGCTGTGCTGACCTCCGACCCGTCGCTGCGCCACCGGTTGGCGGGCCGTGCCCGTGTGCCGGACGAACGGGCGTTGCACGACGGCGTCGGCCAGGCGTG
This is a stretch of genomic DNA from Saccharothrix ecbatanensis. It encodes these proteins:
- a CDS encoding MerR family transcriptional regulator, producing the protein MTGDTVLGIGDLARLTGVPVRTIRFYCDEGILDPPRSTGGHRRFDRDAVERLETVRRLRGLGLGLAVIADVLAGRRSLADVVAAERAALDVSLAELSWRRASLRAVEEASPAARDARLALLAAAQDGQAVRQSLTSFWSRHYLGPAPADTVEMFLSVSAPPPPADPTPAQVLAYAEMAVLTSDPSLRHRLAGRARVPDERALHDGVGQACALARPLVQAGRPPEPGPALDVFVAAYAAVWGARDTPAFRRALFGRTEVERDPRLRRYWRLVGTVTGEDVTVGVAQSWLLDALAA